From the genome of Hymenobacter cellulosilyticus, one region includes:
- a CDS encoding YtxH domain-containing protein, which produces MGSKTTTGILCFAGGALTGAAVGLLFAPEKGRETRSWLSYQLEKYREVLADLTESLVTSRNDLNPTSSAKSEGQRVIQDAKSKAEQLLGDVDQLINQINSRKAV; this is translated from the coding sequence ATGGGTAGCAAAACCACTACCGGTATTCTGTGCTTCGCGGGCGGTGCCCTCACCGGGGCCGCTGTTGGACTTCTGTTTGCTCCGGAAAAGGGGCGCGAAACCCGTAGCTGGCTCAGCTACCAGCTCGAAAAGTACCGCGAAGTACTGGCCGACCTCACCGAAAGCCTCGTCACCAGCCGCAACGACCTGAACCCCACGTCGAGTGCCAAGTCGGAAGGCCAGCGCGTAATTCAGGACGCCAAGAGTAAAGCCGAACAGCTGCTCGGCGACGTCGACCAGCTGATCAACCAGATTAACTCGCGCAAAGCCGTTTAA